One genomic window of Corallococcus caeni includes the following:
- a CDS encoding ABC transporter ATP-binding protein, giving the protein MRRPGSIEAMAELEAGRAKQRGKVLRRLLGELRPHARMLATAWGFILVGAACQALGPYLMSRAIDRDIGAGDGWGLLKTLGLLLGVYVVGTLSQQAQTWRVGYAGQYVLSDLRQRLFERLQRLPLSWFDRRPLGDLMSRLLSDVDTLNQLFAQGLTQLLGSMLGLVGVLVAMFALNARLALACFSLIPAIVLTTWFFASRARNAYRKTRQTVGDVTANLQEEIGGVRQAQAFNRTEKNIERFRDRNAANRDANVAAVGITSAFSPAIDLLSTLSTALVIGYGGALALDGHLTVGGVAAFLIYVQQFFRPVQLAASVAALMQSALAGAERIYTILDEATEPPDVPGAVELGPLKGEVAFEGVSFGYDPARPVLRDVSFHLKPGQTLALVGRTGAGKTTVASLVPRFYDATGGAVLLDGHDVRQVSRGSLRRQMAMVLQEPFLFSGKVADNIAYGKQDATREEVEAAAKAVHAHDFITRLPQGYDTVLGEGGATLSQGQRQLLAFARAVIANPRVLILDEATANIDTRTEALIQQALGQLLSGRTSIVIAHRLNTIRHADLILVLEHGAVVERGNHAELLAKGGLYAELYHQQFRDTPETTAKALG; this is encoded by the coding sequence ATGAGGCGGCCGGGAAGCATCGAGGCCATGGCGGAGCTGGAGGCCGGCCGTGCGAAGCAGCGCGGCAAGGTGCTGCGCAGGCTCCTGGGAGAGCTGCGCCCGCACGCGCGCATGCTCGCCACGGCGTGGGGCTTCATCCTGGTGGGCGCGGCGTGCCAGGCCCTGGGGCCGTACCTGATGAGCCGCGCCATCGACCGCGACATCGGCGCGGGGGACGGTTGGGGGCTCCTGAAGACGCTGGGGCTGCTGCTCGGCGTCTACGTCGTGGGCACGCTGTCGCAGCAGGCGCAGACGTGGCGGGTGGGCTACGCGGGGCAGTACGTGCTGTCGGACCTGCGCCAGCGCCTCTTCGAGCGGCTCCAGCGGCTGCCGCTGTCGTGGTTCGACCGCCGCCCGCTGGGCGACCTGATGAGCCGCCTGCTCAGCGACGTGGACACGCTCAACCAGCTCTTCGCGCAGGGGCTGACGCAGCTGCTGGGGTCGATGCTGGGGCTGGTGGGCGTGCTCGTCGCGATGTTCGCGCTCAACGCGCGGCTGGCGCTGGCGTGCTTCTCGCTCATCCCCGCCATCGTGCTCACCACCTGGTTCTTCGCGTCGCGGGCGCGCAACGCCTACCGCAAGACGCGGCAGACGGTGGGCGACGTGACGGCGAACCTCCAGGAGGAGATTGGCGGCGTGCGGCAGGCGCAGGCGTTCAACCGCACGGAGAAGAACATCGAGCGCTTCCGCGACCGCAACGCGGCCAACCGCGACGCGAACGTGGCGGCGGTGGGCATCACGTCCGCGTTCTCGCCGGCCATCGACCTGCTCTCCACGCTGTCCACCGCGCTGGTGATTGGCTACGGCGGCGCGCTGGCGCTGGACGGGCACCTCACGGTGGGCGGCGTGGCGGCGTTCCTCATCTACGTGCAGCAGTTCTTCCGGCCGGTGCAACTGGCCGCGTCCGTGGCCGCGCTGATGCAGTCCGCGCTGGCGGGGGCGGAGCGCATCTACACCATCCTCGACGAGGCGACGGAGCCGCCGGACGTGCCCGGGGCGGTGGAGCTGGGACCGCTGAAGGGCGAGGTGGCGTTCGAGGGAGTGTCCTTCGGGTACGACCCCGCGCGGCCCGTGCTGCGCGACGTGTCCTTCCACCTGAAGCCCGGTCAGACATTGGCGCTGGTGGGACGCACGGGCGCGGGCAAGACGACGGTGGCCAGCCTGGTGCCGCGCTTCTACGACGCGACGGGGGGCGCGGTGCTGCTGGACGGACATGACGTGCGCCAGGTGTCGCGCGGCAGCCTGCGCCGGCAGATGGCCATGGTGCTCCAGGAGCCGTTCCTCTTCAGCGGGAAGGTGGCGGACAACATCGCCTACGGGAAGCAGGACGCCACCCGCGAGGAGGTGGAGGCGGCGGCGAAGGCGGTGCACGCGCACGACTTCATCACCCGGCTGCCGCAGGGCTACGACACGGTGCTGGGCGAAGGGGGCGCGACGCTCAGCCAGGGGCAGCGGCAGCTGCTCGCGTTCGCGCGAGCGGTCATCGCCAATCCGCGGGTGCTCATCCTCGACGAGGCGACGGCGAACATCGACACGCGCACGGAGGCGCTCATCCAGCAGGCGCTGGGGCAGCTGCTGTCGGGCCGCACGAGCATCGTCATCGCGCACCGGCTCAACACCATCCGCCACGCGGACCTCATCCTGGTGCTGGAGCACGGCGCCGTCGTCGAACGCGGCAACCACGCGGAGCTGCTCGCGAAGGGCGGGCTCTACGCGGAGCTGTACCACCAGCAGTTCCGGGACACGCCGGAGACGACGGCCAAGGCCCTGGGCTGA